A section of the Struthio camelus isolate bStrCam1 chromosome 18, bStrCam1.hap1, whole genome shotgun sequence genome encodes:
- the LOC104146950 gene encoding sacsin-like isoform X2 has product MALRQPKAEAFCQQAPIFLDYLRSILQKYPDGGQILKELVQNADDAGATEVVFMLDEREFDVIVGGGLEGTQDLPGVLSPPFLAVLDPECRVLPGAGARWDISAAQDLPGLFEPFWAGLEAMGQCRGSAQGTLFRFPFRQQPSGIAVGVSNPGRLHGLLQTFLAEAPLALLFLRHVRHVALHHVSPDGAQTLMGTLVASPRPLPVLEPAGTMGLSLTWRLVALCRDGIGDEDEWLVATGRATSGAAVELGARIGCSPELSLAHHLHGACQGRLCCFLPLPATEEMATGLPAHVSAPFALSDDRCHLRWASEDGEGEEDASWNALLLLDLLPRVYGHVAAMAATLPGTDPYGIWPDPEHAPRHGRIREVVANVCRELAAARALVPAAEGAPGLLQATEAVLLLEDMEDTATQQVVQAFLVAAGEPVAVVPAHVQRALALGLAKGLQEATAGHVREVLRCHGDAGLLASDRLCLLRYVAADGCYAKLQGLPLLPRADGTFVAFGNVAATVYVDTSDCPRVLLPGLAGLFLPPNLEPALDNLLQDIAKAGLFPNLVLLDPAMTARTLHSALPPTWTSQSSSLVTWCPAHGPPQPPAPWLPALWLFLANHMEDLGPVEGLPLVPLSLPGAPRTRLAPLIPQSGLIFQVWEDQCLPPTVAPILEALGCPVVPPGIWHRSLSRYILPPSPLNALRALGMRRAEDVASRLASLPAAAVDTLRLYLADVPSLAEPERAILATLPLFIPLPCLATPQPTGLVPASATPALEPELELPRDVVLPKTMLWCRDEADRQLLGRLQKSFVSAAYVALEGIRAVAQGAYAGRAAEAQGLLFWVLQHGDTLFAQSPPLQQACSNLAFLETPSGPVHPRDLYDPCESTLQVLLGPEHFPPASFCTPLILRALRVLGLRHGKGCLVPSDILEAATTVSQGGGAALDKAKALIKVCNHHKALAGFSAMELRQLCALPWVPRSECTGKPEQPFLPPKDLRSIRYMYLVGLAMPLTGVFTLEAEEKLGLCQAPPPERVWEQLRCLAGCRDTDKVVPALRAIYQHMQEDLGTFGAAPEGAVVWTGAGFVLPGDAVLGYPEELDLEALVPRVPPDFLPYSCLFRAWGVEARVSEERVVTALRCLGQTIDARSSGSGTEAELKVAVAVLEWLKNQGHRAEGMVPVPVRVPEGSGFTLRPAASAVYLDMELEAEEDMQEVVHEAVQCSTAAFLGTELLSTRVLGPEPFTACGPSEPITLRLRNILQEYCEEGDLFTEMVQNAEDAGATDCRFLLDLRQCRKAITGLLDPGMAACHGPALWAYNNALFTEDDLRNITRVGAATKKHQSGRIGRFGLGFNCVYRITDVPAVLSGATLLIFDPNGTHLGNHIPKTGCPGIRLDFSTRPRILRAFAEQFRPYQGIFGCHLPEPGAFPGTLFRLPFRTEEEAVTSQICSEAFGTERIRSLGTSFIGSSRLLLLFLRRVKEISLEMLPDMATSPEDAVSLAILQRKEIRDLGAPGDPPSWAAIEQLTAHEKTSKTTWHYLVLVCQGDGESLELFHQRTQAGLHNLPPMAGVALPLALTADGKWVPRMGAEEGQVFCHLPMPVASGLPIHVHGAFSILSNRKGLWDTAEQGEWNRALLRDAVPAAWLRALAHLRTLQEAGELKSYEYHVFWPDISAARFPFTEAVACFYQVVAARNGPRLFSDGCSWCPLQDARFLHRAVARHPKLGAVAERVFATTLSRPLLAVALPERVQRGLGKAVAAGTYDWPRFYCELVLPNLEDLSVADRDPLLLHALDMSHDDVDKVLQTVPCIPATPHGHLQLISHLVHPRGRAASLYNPKDGRFPCGDAFLSPERLGRLEQLGMVRDLLALPELLEQAKTVKHIWTQDHAQGCRKAACILELLQDAVEQGVNNIMQAAFRTVPFLPGTLPTGEHVLLPAAQLYHHLHAPLVGLIHPVLAHKVLGKDFSLSEEVASFLGLDRQLPAAAVLQQLQALSHSSNALPAESLQDTTHCCYAYLDTLLKREHTSWGEVAAAVAQGEPFILVDSHFVPATAVAETLPFEAVPYLYQLPAQYRPYSQLWECVGLRHTFTWSDYARVLRILAEKHAGEPLPAPELALALRLISCGLMTDGEEPDAYQTQQLFLPDHEGILRPRDKLHFNDTPWLPVGKGAMLCHEQLAWATALRCGVPTTRHQALEKSRLLTANLSLWAQPFGAREDLPTRLKNILGEYPASTRDVVMELLQNADDAGAGTVHFVWDRRQHPVDATFSEAWNTLQGPALCIYNDSPLQQQDIEGIQRLGVGGKQGRQDVTGKFGLGFNTVFHLTDCPAFLTGDSALCVFDPHLTYVPGATTESPGGMFAVNPEFKRTFPDVYGTFLPSLFDLSQGVLFRLPLRTAAGATSSKVSGMVVRDQDLVAMQTTLVEEGGDLVLFLRHLHTVIFSEIPMDGGPLVKRLQVAIELAEEDAELRRGFQARLSHAVDGDGPISVSYIMKVKTSKATASTVWRVTAQIGVQKGAEESPVPGRMPYGAVAACLKPLALENPMGKAFCTLPLPLTTGLPVHINANFSVDAARRGFHQDPGSTEAAWNGFLLRCLVAPVYCTFLTKQWRALGPEQLQFSSLNVCQQHLTPCYLRFFPAVTNSVPPTWHELVRDIYRHLSHTRLPLVPVCHVKLPDTMVTMAWASPGGRDALTEPYFLEREPESPLRDVLQHLDMNLVPAFAHLWQIYQELRAAGVAAVALQPASLRCFLKALALPLPCLLAETPLRTPKSCSILLQHCLEPTEDVRTELEGLPLLAMQDGCLRALSTHQPVLCSSFAYLFPHHSHSFANSLVAVMAPPGFVQDLGLPEATPLIQEALGQLDWTTEGQKWLKGLWDFFDAVIYKATQANKEKLEAAMNAFIDHLQDAVLLPVQRHDKDSKCTLVPLSSLPNVLYDCDRDVAKVLHKLGIPVLQKFLLPFHFAYHCLKPRALQATKPTAVLAWLANTVADLCWRDLEAFEVTVLLRFFTQERLDWQALEHLRHLPLFQNHSGDHVAVAPYRKVMMFNSQFPKMPPGAQALYSLEKDMLLLKEDLIHQQLARHLGWEATDDRQLFMTVVLPRLPQLTALELVNAVQLFLTLQHAYEGEFGQDAVAAFQTVAFIPDSHGTLHQASYFYDNSPSLCTLQLQHRFVPEFFFKALGANQAAARTFMLQAGVRTSLSAEDFVVLALEIEREASQTEGRAEELPQRQEEMFKQLVILLDTPLPKGFLEQIASIHFLSPLAVPQCLRELHPPFAACTQPVTLKGSVYYDFQDVAELLWTSATILPLSDIPEKKLGLLKAIGVLVEIPTALVVANLEQVCRAACWTPEQMDTRTKVLQKMYNFLQSRLKEVDAGRLAELPVVLTKMGGMATPQQVVTSLPDEVDFHPYLLVPDPLMAFYRDLLKHLGVAPCPTLAHYSHVLAQIYQDSQAKGTLHAIQKKTVLLATWHLFQLLQETPVPPDFSAVPELYLLSTADCLEPSHKLFFNDCVSSRTYWALRKTFVFMAELPRTGFNWHLLQKLPQRLRPRALSEVLEQRLEEGSLQPCRYGPHCQEQKRLQTLLVSPWFRMGLEALLQWQSHRGMMRMEESSGFTVEQLEVQCCEDIRTVLVHCGAKVEGSSQSRAVHVCLAGGARRLIYLRHAETRLDRHHLRALEMLVQVINELLGGQLAAPALSVLREMLVCQEPQDVASVLEENDVALADAAPEP; this is encoded by the exons ATGGCTCTCAGACAGCCGAAAGC TGAGGCCTTCTGCCAGCAAGCACCCATCTTCCTCGACTACCTGCGCAGCATCCTGCAGAAGTACCCCGATGGGGGGCAGATCCTCAAG GAGCTGGTGCAGAATGCGGATGATGCAGGTGCTACTGAGGTCGTGTTCATGCTAGACGAGCGGGAGTTTGATGTCATTGTTggaggggggctggaggggactcAAG ACCTGCCGGGCGTGCTGAGCCCCCCATTCCTGGCAGTGCTGGACCCCGAATGCCGAGTGCTGCCAGGCGCTGGTGCCCGCTGGGACATCTCTGCAGCCCAGGACCTACCTGGCCTCTTTGAGCCCTTCTGGGCTGGGCTGGAGGCCATGGGGCAGTGCCgtggctctgcccagggcaccctCTTCCGCTTCCCCTTCCGCCAACAACCTTCAGGCATCGCCGTGGGGGTCTCCAATCCTGGGCGCCTCCATGGCCTCCTCCAGACCTTCCTTGCTGAAGCCCCCCTTGCCCTTCTCTTCCTTCGCCATGTCCGACATGTGGCCCTGCACCACGTGTCCCCTGATGGGGCCCAGACCCTCATGGGTACCCTGGTGGCGTCCCCCCGGCCTCTCCCTGTCCTGGAGCCAGCAGGAACCATGGGGCTGAGCCTGACGTGGCGCCTGGTGGCTCTGTGCAGGGACGGTATTGGGGACGAGGATGAGTGGCTGGTGGCCACAGGCAGGGCCACATCAGGGGCAGCTGTGGAGCTGGGTGCACGTATAGGGTGCAGCCCTGAGCTGAGCCTGGCACACCACCTCCACGGAGCCTGCCAAGGGCGGCTCTGCTGCTTCCTACCACTGCCGGCCACAGAGGAGATGGCCACAGGGCTACCTGCCCATGTCAGTGCCCCCTTTGCCCTTTCCGATGATCGCTGCCACCTCCGCTGGGCCTCAGAGGATGGGGAAGGTGAGGAAGATGCCAGCTGGAATGCCCTGCTGCTCCTCGACCTCCTGCCACGGGTCTATGGCCACGTGGCGGCCATGGCTGCAACCCTGCCTGGCACTGACCCCTATGGCATCTGGCCAGACCCCGAGCACGCTCCACGCCATGGCCGCATCCGTGAGGTGGTGGCCAATGTCTGCCGGGAGCTGGCAGCTGCCCGTGCCTTGGTGCCGGCTGCGGAGGGGGCCCCAGGACTCCTGCAGGCCActgaggctgtgctgctgctggaggacatggaggacacagCCACACAGCAGGTGGTCCAGGCCTTTCTGGTGGCAGCCGGGGAGCCGGTGGCGGTGGTCCCAGCCCACGTCCAAAGGGCGCTGGCACTGGGACTGGCCAAGGGCCTGCAGGAGGCCACGGCAGGCCATGTGCGGGAGGTGCTGAGGTGCCATGGGGACGCAGGGCTCCTGGCCTCCGACCGGCTCTGCCTGCTGCGCTATGTGGCTGCGGATGGATGCTATGCCAAGCTGCAGGGCCTCCCACTCCTGCCTCGTGCCGATGGTACCTTTGTGGCTTTTGGCAATGTGGCAGCCACTGTCTACGTGGACACATCTGACTGCCCCAG GGTGCTCCTACCTGGCCTGGCTGGGTTATTCCTGCCCCCTAACCTGGAGCCTGCCCTGGACAATCTCCTGCAGGACATTGCCAAGGCGG gtctCTTCCCCAACCTGGTTCTGCTGGACCCGGCCATGACTGCCCGGACCCTGCACTCAGCTCTGCCTCCAACCTGGACATCGCAGTCCTCAAGCCTGGTGACCTGGTGCCCAGcccacggccccccccagcccccagccccatggcttcCAGCCCTGTGGCTCTTCCTGGCCAACCACATGGAAGACCTGGGCCCTGTGGAGGGGCTCCCCCTGGTTCCTCTGTCCCTACCGGGTGCCCCCAGAACCCGTCTGGCCCCACTGATACCCCAGTCTGGCCTTATCTTCCAGGTGTGGGAGGACCAGTGCCTGCCACCCACTGTGGCCCCCATTCTGGAGGCCCTGGGCTGCCCCGTGGTGCCCCCAGGCATATGGCACCGCTCTCTGTCCCGCTACATCCTGCCCCCATCCCCCCTAAATGCTCTGCGGGCCCTGGGCATGCGGAGGGCTGAAGACGTGGCCTCCCGCCTGGCCTCACTGCCCGCTGCAGCTGTGGACACCCTCCGGCTCTACCTAGCAGATGTCCCATCCCTGGCAGAGCCAGAGAGAGCCATACTGGCCACTCTGCCTCTCTTCATCCCACTgccctgcctggccaccccacagcccacagggctggtgcctGCCAGTGCCACCCcagcactggagccagagctggaGCTGCCCAGAGATGTAGTGCTGCCGAAGACTATGTTGTGGTGCCGGGACGAAGCTGACCGGCAGCTCCTAGGGCGGCTCCAGAAATCCTTTGTCAGTGCTGCCTATGTGGCACTGGAGGGTATCAGAGCTGTGGCCCAGGGTGCCTATGCAGGGCGGGCAGCTGAGGCCCAGGGGCTGCTGTTTTGGGTGCTGCAGCATGGAGATACCCTCTTTGCACAGAGCCCCCCGCTCCAGCAGGCCTGCAGTAACCTGGCCTTCCTGGAGACCCCCAGTGGCCCTGTGCACCCACGGGACCTCTATGACCCCTGTGAGAGTACCTTGCAAGTGCTGCTGGGCCCTGAACACTTCCCCCCTGCCTCCTTCTGCACTCCACTCATTCTCCGTGCCTTGAGAGTCCTGGGCTTGCGGCATGGCAAAGGTTGCCTGGTGCCTTCAGACATCCTAGAGGCTGCAACAACTGTGAGTCAGGGTGGTGGGGCGGCTCTGGACAAGGCTAAGGCGCTGATCAAAGTCTGCAATCACCACAAGGCACTGGCTGGCTTCAGTGCAATGGAGCTTAGGCAGCTCTGTGCTCTGCCATGGGTACCCCGCTCAGAGTGCACTGGAAAGCCTGAGCAGCCCTTCCTGCCCCCAAAGGACCTGCGATCCATCAGGTACATGTATCTGGTGGGGCTTGCCATGCCTCTAACGGGTGTCTTCACGCTAGAGGCCGAGGAGAAGCTGGGGCTGTGCCAGGCCCCACCACCAGAGAGGGTATGGGAGCAGCTGAGATgcctggcagggtgcagggacaCAGATAAGGTAGTTCCTGCACTCCGGGCTATCTACCAGCACATGCAGGAAGATCTGGGGACCTTTGGGGCTGCCCCAGAGGGTGCTGTGGTGTGGACTGGGGCTGGGTTTGTCCTACCaggtgatgctgtgctgggctaCCCTGAGGAGCTGGACCTGGAGGCACTAGTGCCCCGGGTGCCCCCCGACTTCCTGCCCTACAGCTGCCTGTTCAGGGCTTGGGGAGTGGAGGCAAGGGTGAGTGAGGAGAGGGTGGTCACAGCCCTGCGCTGCCTGGGGCAGACCATAGATGCCCGCAGCTCTGGTTCTGGTACAGAGGCAGAGTTGAAGGTGGCTGTGGCTGTCCTGGAGTGGCTCAAGAACCAGGGCCACCGGGCTGAAGGCATGGTGCCGGTGCCAGTGAGGGTCCCGGAGGGCTCTGGCTTCACCCTTCGTCCAGCTGCCTCTGCTGTGTACCTGGATATGGAGCTGGAGGCAGAGGAAGACATGCAGGAGGTGGTGCACGAGGCAGTGCAATGCAGCACAGCTGCATTCCTTGGCACAGAGCTGCTCAGCACCCGGGTGCTGGGGCCAGAGCCGTTCACAGCCTGCGGACCTTCAGAGCCCATCACCTTGCGGCTCCGCAACATCCTCCAGGAGTATTGTGAGGAAGGTGACCTTTTCACAGAGATGGTTCAGAACGCAGAGGATGCTGGAGCCACTGACTGCCGCTTCCTCCTGGACCTCCGACAGTGCAGAAAGGCCATCACTGGGCTGCTAGACCCAGGCATGGCTGCCTGCCATGGCCCAGCCCTCTGGGCCTACAACAATGCCCTGTTCACAGAGGATGACCTCCGTAACATCACTCGGGTCGGGGCGGCTACGAAGAAGCACCAGTCAGGCCGGATTGGACGCTTTGGGCTGGGCTTCAACTGTGTCTACCGCATCACAGATGTGCCAGCTGTGTTGAGTGGGGCCACACTGCTCATCTTCGACCCCAATGGCACCCATCTGGGCAACCACATccccaagaccggctgccctggCATCCGCCTAGACTTCTCCACTCGGCCCCGCATCCTCCGTGCCTTCGCTGAGCAGTTCCGGCCCTACCAAGGTATCTTTGGGTGCCATCTGCCTGAACCAGGAGCCTTTCCAGGGACCCTTTTCCGCCTGCCTTTCCGCACCGAAGAGGAAGCTGTGACATCACAGATCTGCTCAGAGGCCTTTGGCACAGAGCGTATCCGGTCCCTTGGCACTAGCTTCATTGGCTCTAGCcggctccttctgcttttcctgcgGCGAGTGAAGGAGATATCCCTGGAGATGCTGCCAGATATGGCCACCTCACCTGAGGATGCTGTGTCTCTGGCCATACTGCAGCGAAAGGAGATCCGAGACTTGGGGGCCCCTGGGGATCCCCCGAGCTGGGCAGCCATTGAGCAGCTCACAGCCCATGAGAAGACCTCCAAGACCACCTGGCACTACCTAGTTCTGGTGTGCCAGGGGGATGGGGAGTCCCTGGAGCTGTTTCACCAGAGGACACAGGCAGGGCTCCATAATCTGCCCCCCATGGCTGGTGTGGCTCTTCCCCTTGCCCTCACTGCAGATGGCAAATGGGTGCCGCGCATGGGTGCTGAGGAAGGACAGGTCTTCTGCCACCTGCCCATGCCAGTGGCCTCAGGGCTGCCCATCCATGTGCATGGGGCCTTCAGCATCCTCTCAAACCGTAAAGGGCTGTGGGACACGGCAGAGCAGGGCGAGTGGAACCGGGCACTGCTCCGGGATGCCGTGCCGGCTGCTTGGCTTCGGGCACTGGCCCACCTCCGCACCCTGCAAGAGGCAGGTGAATTGAAGAGCTATGAGTATCATGTCTTCTGGCCAGACATCAGCGCTGCCCGGTTCCCCTTTACTGAGGCAGTGGCTTGTTTCTACCAAGTTGTGGCAGCCAGGAATGGCCCCAGGCTCTTCTCTGATGGCTGCTCATGGTGCCCACTGCAGGATGCCCGCTTCCTGCACCGAGCTGTGGCCAGACACCCCAAGCTGGGGGCCGTGGCAGAACGTGTCTTCGCCACCACCTTGTCTCGTCCCCTGTTGGCTGTGGCCTTGCCAGAGCGGGTACAGAGGGGCCTTGGGAAAGCGGTGGCTGCTGGCACCTATGACTGGCCTCGGTTTTACTGTGAGCTTGTGCTGCCCAACTTGGAAGACCTCTCCGTGGCTGACCGGGACCCACTGCTTCTCCACGCGCTAGATATGTCCCATGACGATGTGGACAAGGTGCTGCAGACAGTGCCCTGCATTCCTGCCACCCCTCATGGCCACCTGCAGCTCATCAGCCACCTGGTGCATCCCAGAGGCCGTGCAGCTTCTTTATACAACCCCAAGGATGGGCGCTTCCCCTGTGGGGATGCATTCCTCTCTCCAGAGAGACTGGGTCGGCTGGAGCAGCTGGGCATGGTTCGGGACTTGTTGGCCCTgccagagctgctggagcaggcaaAGACAGTGAAGCATATCTGGACTCAGGACCATGCCCAGGGATGCCGGAAGGCTGCCTGCATCCTTGAACTGCTTCAGGATGCAGTGGAGCAGGGGGTGAACAACATCATGCAGGCTGCTTTCCGGACTGTGCCATTCCTGCCTGGGACACTGCCCACTGGTGAACATGTCCTGCTCCCAGCTGCCCAGCTCTACCATCACCTCCATGCCCCACTAGTGGGGCTCATCCACCCTGTCTTGGCTCATAAAGTGCTGGGAAAGGACTTCAGCCTCTCTGAAGAGGTTGCATCCTTCTTGGGGCTGGACCGGCAGCTACCAGCAGCTGCAGTTCTTCAGCAGCTACAGGCGCTGAGCCATAGCTCCAATGCCCTTCCTGCTGAGAGCCTCCAGGACACCACCCACTGCTGCTATGCTTACCTGGATACGCTGCTCAAGAGAGAGCACACCAGCTGGGGCGAGGTGGCTGCTGCAGTGGCCCAAGGGGAGCCCTTCATCTTGGTGGACTCCCACTTCGTGCCAGCCACAGCTGTGGCAGAGACTCTGCCATTTGAGGCTGTCCCATATCTTTACCAGCTTCCGGCGCAGTACCGGCCCTACAGCCAACTCTGGGAGTGTGTGGGGCTGCGCCACACATTCACCTGGAGCGATTATGCCCGGGTGCTTCGCATCCTGGCTGAGAAGCATGCTGGAgagcccctgcctgccccagagcTGGCCCTGGCCTTGCGGCTGATATCCTGTGGCTTGATGACAGATGGTGAAGAGCCAGATGCCTATCAGACCCAGCAACTCTTTCTGCCTGACCATGAGGGTATTTTGCGTCCGCGGGACAAACTCCACTTCAATGACACGCCGTGGCTGCCAGTGGGCAAAGGGGCCATGCTATGCCATGAACAGCTGGCCTGGGCCACAGCCCTGCGCTGCGGGGTGCCTACCACACGTCATCAGGCACTGGAGAAGAGCCGGCTGCTGACGGCAAATCTGAGTCTCTGGGCACAGCCATTCGGAGCCCGTGAAGACCTGCCCACACGGCTGAAGAACATCTTGGGCGAGTACCCAGCATCCACTCGTGATGTGGTGATGGAGCTGCTCCAGAACGCGGATGATGCTGGTGCAGGGACTGTGCACTTCGTGTGGGATCGCCGGCAGCACCCAGTGGATGCCACCTTCAGTGAGGCCTGGAACACTCTGCAAGGCCCTGCGCTCTGCATCTACAATGACAGTCCCCTCCAGCAGCAAGACATTGAAGGCATCCAACGTCTGGGGGTGGGTGGCAAGCAGGGCCGGCAGGATGTTACAGGCAAATTTGGCCTTGGCTTCAACACTGTCTTCCACCTTACCGACTGCCCAGCCTTCCTTACTGGAGACAGCGCCCTGTGTGTCTTTGATCCCCACCTCACCTACGTGCCTGGAGCCACAACTGAGAGCCCTGGCGGGATGTTTGCTGTCAACCCTGAATTTAAGAGGACCTTCCCAGATGTCTATGGCACCTTCCTGCCCTCCCTCTTTGACCTGAGCCAGGGTGTCCTTTTTCGGCTGCCCCTCCGCACTGCAGCTGGGGCTACCAGCTCCAAGGTGTCTGGCATGGTTGTGCGGGACCAAGACCTTGTGGCCATGCAGACAACACTAGTTGAGGAAGGTGGTGACTTGGTACTTTTCCTCCGGCACCTGCACACTGTGATCTTCTCCGAGATCCCCATGGATGGGGGACCATTGGTCAAGAGGCTACAGGTGGCCATAGAGCTGGCAGAGGAAGATGCAGAGCTGAGACGGGGTTTCCAAGCCAGACTGAGCCATGCTGTGGATGGCGATGGCCCCATCTCTGTATCCTACATCATGAAGGTCAAAACAAGCAAGGCCACGGCCAGTACTGTCTGGAGGGTGACTGCCCAAATTGGGGTGCAGAAGGGGGCTGAGGAGTCTCCTGTGCCTGGGCGGATGCCGTATGGAGCTGTGGCCGCCTGCCTGAAGCCACTGGCCTTGGAAAATCCCATGGGCAAAGCTTTCTGCACCCTCCCACTGCCACTGACCACAGGGCTGCCTGTGCACATTAATGCCAACTTCTCTGTGGATGCAGCCCGACGTGGCTTCCACCAGGACCCGGGCAGCACTGAAGCAGCCTGGAATGGCTTCTTGCTCCGGTGCTTGGTGGCCCCAGTCTACTGTACCTTCCTCACCAAGCAGTGGAGAGCCCTGGGGCCTGAACAGCTCCAGTTCAGCTCCTTGAATGTCTGCCAGCAGCACCTGACTCCCTGCTACCTCCGGTTCTTCCCTGCTGTGACAAACAGTGTGCCACCTACCTGGCATGAGCTGGTGAGGGACATCTACAGGCACCTCAGCCACACACGCCTGCCCTTGGTGCCCGTATGCCATGTGAAGCTACCTGACACAATGGTAACAATGGCCTGGGCATCTCCAGGTGGCAGGGATGCACTGACAGAACCATATTTCCTTGAGAGGGAGCCTGAGTCACCTCTCCGGGATGTGCTGCAGCACTTGGACATGAACTTGGTGCCAGCATTCGCTCACCTGTGGCAGATCTACCAGGAGCTTAGGGCAGCCGGTGTGGCAGCTGTGGCTTTGCAGCCAGCTTCTCTCCGGTGCTTCCTCAAGGCCCTGGCActccctttgccttgcctgctTGCCGAGACACCCCTGAGGACCCCGAAAAGCTGCTCCATCCTGCTGCAACACTGCCTGGAGCCCACAGAGGACGTCAGGACAGAGCTGGAGGGTCTACCCTTGCTGGCCATGCAAGATGGCTGTCTACGTGCTCTCAGCACACACCAGCCAGTCTTATGCAGCTCCTTTGCCTACCTCTTTCCCCACCACAGCCACAGCTTTGCCAACAGCCTTGTGGCTGTCATGGCCCCGCCTGGCTTTGTGCAGGACCTTGGCCTCCCAGAGGCCACGCCACTCATCCAGGAGGCACTAGGACAACTGGACTGGACCACAGAGGGGCAGAAGTGGCTGAAGGGGCTATGGGATTTCTTTGACGCTGTGATCTACAAGGCCACACAGGCCAACAAGGAGAAGTTGGAGGCAGCCATGAACGCATTCATAGACCATCTCCAAGATGCAGTGTTGCTGCCTGTGCAAAGACATGACAAAGACTCAAAGTGCACTTTGGTGCCACTGTCCTCCCTCCCCAATGTTCTCTATGATTGTGACAGGGATGTAGCCAAGGTACTGCACAAGCTGGGCATCCCTGTGCTCCAGAAATTTCTGCTGCCCTTTCACTTTGCTTACCACTGCCTCAAGCCACGGGCCCTGCAGGCCACGAAGCCCACGgctgtgctggcctggctggcaAACACCGTTGCTGATCTCTGCTGGAGGGACCTAGAAGCATTCGAGGTGACTGTCCTGCTGCGCTTCTTCACTCAGGAGAGGCTGGACTGgcaggcactggagcatctccgGCACCTGCCTCTATTCCAGAACCATAGTGGAGACCACGTGGCTGTGGCACCCTACCGCAAGGTGATGATGTTCAACAGCCAGTTCCCAAAAATGCCTCCAGGTGCCCAAGCCCTGTACAGCCTGGAAAAGGACATGTTGTTGCTCAAAGAAGACCTGATCCACCAGCAGCTTGCCAGGCATTTAGGATGGGAGGCCACAGATGACCGGCAGCTTTTCATGACTGTGGTgcttccccggctgccccagctcaCAGCGCTAGAGCTTGTGAATGCTGTGCAGCTGTTCTTAACCTTGCAACACGCCTATGAGGGTGAATTCGGGCAGGATGCCGTGGCAGCCTTTCAGACTGTGGCCTTCATACCTGATTCCCATGGCACGCTGCACCAGGCATCCTACTTCTATGATAACAGTCCTTCCCTCTGCACGCTACAGCTCCAGCACCGCTTTGTGCCTGAGTTCTTCTTCAAGGCGCTGGGTGCCAACCAGGCAGCTGCTAGGACCTTCATGCTCCAGGCAGGTGTCCGCACCAGCCTCTCTGCAGAAGACTTTGTGGTACTGGCCCTGGAGATAGAGCGTGAAGCCTCCCAGACCGAGGGCCGTGCTGAAGAACTGCCCCAGCGACAAGAGGAGATGTTCAAACAACTTGTCATCCTGTTAGACACCCCGTTGCCAAAGGGTTTCCTGGAGCAAATTGCCTCCATCCACTTCCTGTCTCCACTGGCAGTGCCCCAATGCTTGAGGGAGCTCCACCCTCCCTTTGCAGCCTGCACACAGCCTGTGACCCTGAAGGGCAGTGTTTACTATGACTTCCAAGATGTGGCTGAGCTCCTGTGGACATCAGCCACTATCCTGCCATTGTCTGACATACCTGAGAAGAAGCTGGGCCTCCTGAAGGCTATAGGAGTCCTTGTGGAGATACCCACTGCCCTGGTGGTGGCCAACCTGGAGCAGGtgtgcagagcagcctgctggaCACCAGAGCAGATGGACACACGGACCAAGGTTCTCCAGAAGATGTACAACTTCTTGCAGAGCCGGCTGAAGGAGGTGGATGCAGGGCGGCTCGCTGAGCTGCCTGTGGTGCTGACCAAGATGGGGGGCATGGCCACACCACAGCAAGTGGTAACATCACTCCCAGATGAGGTTGACTTTCATCCCTATCTCCTCGTGCCTGACCCCCTCATGGCCTTCTACAGAGACCTTCTGAAGCACCTTGGGGTGGCCCCATGCCCCACACTGGCCCACTACAGCCATGTCTTGGCCCAAATCTACCAGGACAGCCAAGCCAAGGGGACCCTCCATGccattcagaagaaaacagtcctGCTGGCCACATGGCACCTCTTCCAGCTGCTACAGGAGACACCAGTGCCCCCTGATTTTTCTGCTGTGCCTGAGTTGTACTTGCTGAGCACTGCTGACTGCCTAGAGCCATCCCACAAGCTCTTCTTCAATGACTGTGTGTCCTCAAGAACCTACTGGGCTTTGAGGAAGACCTTTGTTTTCATGGCTGAACTGCCCAGGACTGGGTTCAACTGGCACCTCCTGCAAAAGTTGCCCCAGCGCCTGCGGCCACGGGCACTCTCAGAGGTGCTGGAGCAACGACTGGAGgagggcagcctgcagccatGCCGCTACGGTCCCCACTGCCAGGAACAGAAGCGTCTACAGACCCTCCTGGTATCCCCATGGTTCAGGATGGGACTGGAGGCCCTGCTCCAGTGGCAGAGCCACAGGGGGATGATGAGAATGGAGGA